Proteins from one Chaetodon auriga isolate fChaAug3 chromosome 19, fChaAug3.hap1, whole genome shotgun sequence genomic window:
- the homer1 gene encoding homer protein homolog 1 isoform X1 — protein sequence MAQRTARKSQRLKLGFMSSRLIETEGEQPIFSTRAHVFQIDPNTKKNWVPTSKHAVTVSYFFDSTRNVYRIISLDGSKAIINSTITPNMTFTKTSQKFGQWADSRANTVYGLGFSSESNLSKFAEKFAEFKEAARLAKEKSQEKMELTSTPSQGGAVKRNVLSVNKPVKKKESAPGDLQSPLTSESINGTDDERVTPDTPQHTEARAEPSQNALPFSHSSSSINKHWEAELAALKGNNAKLTAALLESTANVKQWKQQLAAYQEEAERLHKRVTELECVSGQTTAIKSQKTELNQTIEELESALKAKEEELERLKAEVQSANEFQSQKESLALKLQDTESKNRTLEAQLSDLEQRLESSQQEREAFRKSLRSLLELLDSKIFELTELRDTLAKLLEGS from the exons TGAGCAGCCCATCTTCAGTACACGGGCCCACGTCTTCCAGATCGACCCAAACACCAAGAAGAATTGGGTTCCCACCAGTAAACATGCTGTCACGGTCTCCTACTTCTTCGACAGTACCAGGAATGTATATCGGATCATCAGCCTGGATGGCTCTAAG GCCATCATCAACAGCACCATCACCCCCAACATGACGTTCACCAAGACGTCGCAGAAGTTCGGCCAATGGGCCGACAGCCGGGCGAACACAGTCTATGGCCTCGGCTTCTCGTCTGAGAGCAACCTGTCCAAG TTTGCGGAGAAGTTTGCTGAGTTCAAGGAGGCGGCGCGGTTAGCCAAGGAGAAGTCTCAGGAGAAGATGGAGCTCACCAGCACTCCCTCTCAG GGTGGAGCTGTAAAAAGGAATGTGTTGTCAGTCAACAAACCCGTTAAAAAGAAG GAGTCAGCACCAGGCGACCTGCAgtcacctttgacctcagaGAGCATCAACGGTACGGACGATGAGAGAGTCACACCGGACACACCTCAGCACACCGAAGCCAGAGCAGAGccttcccagaatgcactgccCTTCTCACACAG TTCATCCAGCATCAACAAGCACTGGGAGGCCGAGCTGGCGGCTCTCAAAGGGAACAACGCCAAGCTGACGGCGGCTCTGCTCGAGTCCACGGCCAACGTCAAACagtggaagcagcagctggCGGCCTATCAGGAAGAAGCTGAGAGGCTGCACAAACGG GTGACGGAGCTGGAGTGCGTGAGCGGCCAAACGACAGCGATCAAATCCCAAAAGACAGAACTCAACCAAACGATAGAGGAGCTGGAGTCGGCTCTGAAGGCCAAGGAGGAG GAGCTGGAGAGACTTAAAGCAGAGGTGCAGAGTGCCAACGAGTTCCAGTCTCAGAAAGAGTCACTCGCACTGAAACTACAG GACACAGAGTCGAAGAACCGGACGCTGGAGGCTCAGCTGAGCGACCTGGAGCAGCGTCTGGAGAGCAGCCAGCAGGAGAGGGAAGCCTTTCGCAAGAGCCTGCGCtcgctgctggagctgctggacagCAAGATCTTCGAGCTGACGGAGCTGCGAGACACGCTGGCCAAGCTCCTGGAGGGCAGCTAG
- the homer1 gene encoding homer protein homolog 1 isoform X4, whose translation MGEQPIFSTRAHVFQIDPNTKKNWVPTSKHAVTVSYFFDSTRNVYRIISLDGSKAIINSTITPNMTFTKTSQKFGQWADSRANTVYGLGFSSESNLSKFAEKFAEFKEAARLAKEKSQEKMELTSTPSQESAPGDLQSPLTSESINGTDDERVTPDTPQHTEARAEPSQNALPFSHSSSSINKHWEAELAALKGNNAKLTAALLESTANVKQWKQQLAAYQEEAERLHKRVTELECVSGQTTAIKSQKTELNQTIEELESALKAKEEELERLKAEVQSANEFQSQKESLALKLQDTESKNRTLEAQLSDLEQRLESSQQEREAFRKSLRSLLELLDSKIFELTELRDTLAKLLEGS comes from the exons TGAGCAGCCCATCTTCAGTACACGGGCCCACGTCTTCCAGATCGACCCAAACACCAAGAAGAATTGGGTTCCCACCAGTAAACATGCTGTCACGGTCTCCTACTTCTTCGACAGTACCAGGAATGTATATCGGATCATCAGCCTGGATGGCTCTAAG GCCATCATCAACAGCACCATCACCCCCAACATGACGTTCACCAAGACGTCGCAGAAGTTCGGCCAATGGGCCGACAGCCGGGCGAACACAGTCTATGGCCTCGGCTTCTCGTCTGAGAGCAACCTGTCCAAG TTTGCGGAGAAGTTTGCTGAGTTCAAGGAGGCGGCGCGGTTAGCCAAGGAGAAGTCTCAGGAGAAGATGGAGCTCACCAGCACTCCCTCTCAG GAGTCAGCACCAGGCGACCTGCAgtcacctttgacctcagaGAGCATCAACGGTACGGACGATGAGAGAGTCACACCGGACACACCTCAGCACACCGAAGCCAGAGCAGAGccttcccagaatgcactgccCTTCTCACACAG TTCATCCAGCATCAACAAGCACTGGGAGGCCGAGCTGGCGGCTCTCAAAGGGAACAACGCCAAGCTGACGGCGGCTCTGCTCGAGTCCACGGCCAACGTCAAACagtggaagcagcagctggCGGCCTATCAGGAAGAAGCTGAGAGGCTGCACAAACGG GTGACGGAGCTGGAGTGCGTGAGCGGCCAAACGACAGCGATCAAATCCCAAAAGACAGAACTCAACCAAACGATAGAGGAGCTGGAGTCGGCTCTGAAGGCCAAGGAGGAG GAGCTGGAGAGACTTAAAGCAGAGGTGCAGAGTGCCAACGAGTTCCAGTCTCAGAAAGAGTCACTCGCACTGAAACTACAG GACACAGAGTCGAAGAACCGGACGCTGGAGGCTCAGCTGAGCGACCTGGAGCAGCGTCTGGAGAGCAGCCAGCAGGAGAGGGAAGCCTTTCGCAAGAGCCTGCGCtcgctgctggagctgctggacagCAAGATCTTCGAGCTGACGGAGCTGCGAGACACGCTGGCCAAGCTCCTGGAGGGCAGCTAG
- the homer1 gene encoding homer protein homolog 1 isoform X2, which yields MAQRTARKSQRLKLGFMSSRLIETEGEQPIFSTRAHVFQIDPNTKKNWVPTSKHAVTVSYFFDSTRNVYRIISLDGSKAIINSTITPNMTFTKTSQKFGQWADSRANTVYGLGFSSESNLSKFAEKFAEFKEAARLAKEKSQEKMELTSTPSQESAPGDLQSPLTSESINGTDDERVTPDTPQHTEARAEPSQNALPFSHSSSSINKHWEAELAALKGNNAKLTAALLESTANVKQWKQQLAAYQEEAERLHKRVTELECVSGQTTAIKSQKTELNQTIEELESALKAKEEELERLKAEVQSANEFQSQKESLALKLQDTESKNRTLEAQLSDLEQRLESSQQEREAFRKSLRSLLELLDSKIFELTELRDTLAKLLEGS from the exons TGAGCAGCCCATCTTCAGTACACGGGCCCACGTCTTCCAGATCGACCCAAACACCAAGAAGAATTGGGTTCCCACCAGTAAACATGCTGTCACGGTCTCCTACTTCTTCGACAGTACCAGGAATGTATATCGGATCATCAGCCTGGATGGCTCTAAG GCCATCATCAACAGCACCATCACCCCCAACATGACGTTCACCAAGACGTCGCAGAAGTTCGGCCAATGGGCCGACAGCCGGGCGAACACAGTCTATGGCCTCGGCTTCTCGTCTGAGAGCAACCTGTCCAAG TTTGCGGAGAAGTTTGCTGAGTTCAAGGAGGCGGCGCGGTTAGCCAAGGAGAAGTCTCAGGAGAAGATGGAGCTCACCAGCACTCCCTCTCAG GAGTCAGCACCAGGCGACCTGCAgtcacctttgacctcagaGAGCATCAACGGTACGGACGATGAGAGAGTCACACCGGACACACCTCAGCACACCGAAGCCAGAGCAGAGccttcccagaatgcactgccCTTCTCACACAG TTCATCCAGCATCAACAAGCACTGGGAGGCCGAGCTGGCGGCTCTCAAAGGGAACAACGCCAAGCTGACGGCGGCTCTGCTCGAGTCCACGGCCAACGTCAAACagtggaagcagcagctggCGGCCTATCAGGAAGAAGCTGAGAGGCTGCACAAACGG GTGACGGAGCTGGAGTGCGTGAGCGGCCAAACGACAGCGATCAAATCCCAAAAGACAGAACTCAACCAAACGATAGAGGAGCTGGAGTCGGCTCTGAAGGCCAAGGAGGAG GAGCTGGAGAGACTTAAAGCAGAGGTGCAGAGTGCCAACGAGTTCCAGTCTCAGAAAGAGTCACTCGCACTGAAACTACAG GACACAGAGTCGAAGAACCGGACGCTGGAGGCTCAGCTGAGCGACCTGGAGCAGCGTCTGGAGAGCAGCCAGCAGGAGAGGGAAGCCTTTCGCAAGAGCCTGCGCtcgctgctggagctgctggacagCAAGATCTTCGAGCTGACGGAGCTGCGAGACACGCTGGCCAAGCTCCTGGAGGGCAGCTAG
- the homer1 gene encoding homer protein homolog 1 isoform X3, with amino-acid sequence MGEQPIFSTRAHVFQIDPNTKKNWVPTSKHAVTVSYFFDSTRNVYRIISLDGSKAIINSTITPNMTFTKTSQKFGQWADSRANTVYGLGFSSESNLSKFAEKFAEFKEAARLAKEKSQEKMELTSTPSQGGAVKRNVLSVNKPVKKKESAPGDLQSPLTSESINGTDDERVTPDTPQHTEARAEPSQNALPFSHSSSSINKHWEAELAALKGNNAKLTAALLESTANVKQWKQQLAAYQEEAERLHKRVTELECVSGQTTAIKSQKTELNQTIEELESALKAKEEELERLKAEVQSANEFQSQKESLALKLQDTESKNRTLEAQLSDLEQRLESSQQEREAFRKSLRSLLELLDSKIFELTELRDTLAKLLEGS; translated from the exons TGAGCAGCCCATCTTCAGTACACGGGCCCACGTCTTCCAGATCGACCCAAACACCAAGAAGAATTGGGTTCCCACCAGTAAACATGCTGTCACGGTCTCCTACTTCTTCGACAGTACCAGGAATGTATATCGGATCATCAGCCTGGATGGCTCTAAG GCCATCATCAACAGCACCATCACCCCCAACATGACGTTCACCAAGACGTCGCAGAAGTTCGGCCAATGGGCCGACAGCCGGGCGAACACAGTCTATGGCCTCGGCTTCTCGTCTGAGAGCAACCTGTCCAAG TTTGCGGAGAAGTTTGCTGAGTTCAAGGAGGCGGCGCGGTTAGCCAAGGAGAAGTCTCAGGAGAAGATGGAGCTCACCAGCACTCCCTCTCAG GGTGGAGCTGTAAAAAGGAATGTGTTGTCAGTCAACAAACCCGTTAAAAAGAAG GAGTCAGCACCAGGCGACCTGCAgtcacctttgacctcagaGAGCATCAACGGTACGGACGATGAGAGAGTCACACCGGACACACCTCAGCACACCGAAGCCAGAGCAGAGccttcccagaatgcactgccCTTCTCACACAG TTCATCCAGCATCAACAAGCACTGGGAGGCCGAGCTGGCGGCTCTCAAAGGGAACAACGCCAAGCTGACGGCGGCTCTGCTCGAGTCCACGGCCAACGTCAAACagtggaagcagcagctggCGGCCTATCAGGAAGAAGCTGAGAGGCTGCACAAACGG GTGACGGAGCTGGAGTGCGTGAGCGGCCAAACGACAGCGATCAAATCCCAAAAGACAGAACTCAACCAAACGATAGAGGAGCTGGAGTCGGCTCTGAAGGCCAAGGAGGAG GAGCTGGAGAGACTTAAAGCAGAGGTGCAGAGTGCCAACGAGTTCCAGTCTCAGAAAGAGTCACTCGCACTGAAACTACAG GACACAGAGTCGAAGAACCGGACGCTGGAGGCTCAGCTGAGCGACCTGGAGCAGCGTCTGGAGAGCAGCCAGCAGGAGAGGGAAGCCTTTCGCAAGAGCCTGCGCtcgctgctggagctgctggacagCAAGATCTTCGAGCTGACGGAGCTGCGAGACACGCTGGCCAAGCTCCTGGAGGGCAGCTAG